One region of Dryobates pubescens isolate bDryPub1 chromosome 20, bDryPub1.pri, whole genome shotgun sequence genomic DNA includes:
- the APOH gene encoding beta-2-glycoprotein 1, with translation MYPLALLTCAVALSHCTLAARVCSRPPEVLFATINVEKSVYEVGEEVEYTCRPGFVPNNGQRKYTCLPTGKWPLNTLLCLPKRCPSLGNLEHGKMDFIDSHYQSSVSFSCEPGYNLLGTRTSQCMADGKWSGTFPQCQPVTCAPPPIPEFGVLSYRGLKPGNVSKYLDTITFECVPPLALIGNETATCMANGNWSSIPECKVVTCPTPTGIENGFLELVARRTYHYNESVSFGCQPRYVMDGPKHSRCEKTGNWSTKPTCKEPCKIPVKKAVVLYNGEKKRVQNDLKEGILHGETISFFCKNKDKSCAYTVAVPCVDGNLTLPACFKERGFFSTLVKKDPSDMKPCEDQK, from the exons tctgctccaggcccccagaAGTGCTATTTGCCACCATCAATGTTGAAAAAAGTGTGTATGAAGTGGGTGAGGAAGTAGAGTACACCTGTAGGCCTGGCTTTGTCCCCAACAATGGCCAGAGGAAGTACACCTGCCTCCCGACTGGCAAATGGCCTCTCAATACGCTGCTGTGCCTCC CAAAAAGATGTCCCAGTCTTGGAAACTTGGAGCATGGGAAAATGGATTTTATAGACTCCCACTATCAGAGTTCTGTAAGTTTTTCATGTGAACCAGG GTACAACCTTCTTGGAACAAGAACCAGCCAATGCATGGCAGATGGAAAGTGGAGTGGAACTTTTCCACAGTGTCAAC CTGTGACTTGTGCACCTCCCCCAATTCCTGAGTTTGGAGTCCTTTCTTACCGTGGCTTAAAGCCTGGGAATGTTTCTAAGTACCTGGACACGATTACTTTTGAGTGTGTGCCTCCTCTCGCCCTTATTGGGAATGAGACAGCTACCTGCATGGCCAATGGGAACTGGAGCAGCATTCCAGAGTGCAAGG TTGTCACATGCCCCACTCCAACTGGGATAGAGAATGGATTCCTAGAGCTTGTTGCCCGTAGAACGTATCACTACAACGAGAGTGTCAGCTTTGGCTGCCAGCCCAGATACGTGATGGATGGACCTAAGCATTCCCGATGTGAAAAGACTGGAAACTGGTCCACAAAGCCAACCTGTAAAG AACCATGTAAAATACCAGTGAAGAAAGCTGTAGTATTGTACAATGGTGAGAAGAAAAGAGTTCAGAACGACCTTAAGGAGGGCATTCTGCATGGAGAAACTATATCCTTCTTCTGCAAGAATAAAGACAAATCCTGTGCCTATACAGTAGCTGTGCCATGTGTGGATGGCAACCTGACTCTCCCTGCCTGTTTCAAAG AACGTGGCTTTTTTTCAACTCTTGTAAAGAAGGACCCCTCAGACATGAAACCATGTGAAGATCAAAAATGA